Proteins encoded by one window of Agelaius phoeniceus isolate bAgePho1 chromosome 3, bAgePho1.hap1, whole genome shotgun sequence:
- the NT5E gene encoding 5'-nucleotidase — protein sequence MAGPCLWLCLCLCTAAAAAELRLTLLHTNDVHGRVEAQGEGPRRCAAGAPGCFGGVARRAARVAAERAAHRNVLLLDAGDQYQGTVWFSRFKGREAVHFMNLLRYDAMALGNHEFDEGVSGLVDPLLKNANFTVLSANIKGKTPLGNEMMKYVHPFKIVHFDSESVGIVGYTTKETSFLSQPGDDVTFEDEIEALQLQVNKLTAMGVNKIIALGHSGFTVDKNIAQKVKGVDVVIGGHTNTFLYTGTPPSTELPAGPYPFMVDSDDGRKVPVVQAYAYGKYLGYLNVTFDKKGNVVEAVGNPILLDSSFPEDEHIKEEVEKWRENLGNYSEEIGKTSVYLNGTSQACRFQECNMGNLLCDAVLYENVRRPDKNSWNHVSMCILNGGGIRSPIDEQSTNGSITVEDLLSVLPFGGRFDMVTLKGSTLKEAFEHSVRRYGKGSGELLQVGGIHVVYDLSRAPGSRVVSLEVLCTACRVPAYVPLQMDGIYNVTLPSYMLFGGDGYSMLKDKNLGYSKGEPDVEVVSRYLQRMKRVYPAVEGRIKFSSGSLIEASLTLISVLLTVTFLHT from the exons ATGGCGGGGCCGTgtctctggctgtgcctgtgcctgtgcacggcggcggcggcggcggagctgcgGCTGACCCTGCTGCACACCAACGACGTGCACGGGCGGGTGGAGGCGCAGGGCGAGGGCCCGCGGCGCTGCGCGGCCGGAGCCCCGGGATGCTTCGGCGGCGTGGCGCGGAGAGCGGCGCGGGTGGCGGCGGAGCGGGCCGCGCACCGCAACGTGCTGCTGCTGGACGCCGGGGACCAGTACCAGGGCACCGTGTGGTTCTCCCGCTTCAAGGGCCGGGAGGCGGTCCACTTCATGAACCTCCTGCGCTACGATGCCATG GCTTTGGGTAACCATGAGTTTGATGAAGGTGTGAGTGGATTAGTGGATCCTCttcttaaaaatgcaaattttacaGTCCTGAGTGCAAATATTAAAGGGAAAACTCCATTAGGAAACGAAATGATGAAATATGTTCATCCTTTTAAAATAGTTCATTTTGACTCAGAGTCAGTTGGAATTGTTGGCTACACTACAAAGGaaacttcttttctttcccagccAG ggGATGATGTAACCTTTGAAGATGAAATTGAAGCATTGCAACTGCAAGTGAATAAACTTACTGCTATGGGAGTGAACAAAATAATTGCACTAGGACATTCTGGTTTTACTGTGGACAAAAATATTGCTCAAAAAGTGAAAGGAGTGGATGTTGTGATTGGAGGACATACAAACACATTTCTCTACACAG GCACCCCACCCTCCACTGAACTGCCAGCTGGCCCCTATCCATTCATGGTTGACTCAGATGATGGCAGGAAGGTGCCAGTTGTACAAGCTTACGCTTATGGAAAATATCTTGGTTACTTAAATGTTACATTTGACAAGAAAGGAAATGTAGTTGAAGCAGTTGGAAACCCCATTCTGCTGGACAGCAGCTTTCCTGAAG ATGAGCACATTAAGGAAGAAGTggaaaaatggagagaaaaccTGGGGAATTATTCTGAAGAGATTGGAAAAACTAGTGTTTACCTGAATGGTACAAGCCAAGCATGCCGTTTCCAAGAATGTAACATGGGCAATTTGCTTTGTGATGCTGTG CTTTATGAGAATGTCAGGCGTCCGGATAAGAATTCATGGAACCACGTTTCGATGTGCATCCTGAACGGAGGTGGGATACGGTCACCCATTGATGAGCAGAGCACTAATG GTAGCATTACTGTGGAAGATTTGCTGTCTGTTCTGCCATTTGGAGGTCGTTTTGATATGGTGACATTAAAAGGCTCCACACTGAAAGAAGCTTTTGAGCACAGTGTGAGGAGATATGGAAAAGGAAgtggagagctgctgcaggttggag GCATCCATGTGGTCTATGATCTCTCCAGAGCCCCAGGAAGCAGAGTTGTTAGCTTAGAAGTGCTCTGCACAGCATGCCGAGTCCCAGCCTATGTCCCACTCCAGATGGATGGAATATACAACGTGACTCTGCCATCCTATATGTTATTTGGAGGAGATGGCTACAGCATGCTGAAAGACAAAAATCTGGGATACAGTAAAG GTGAACCTGACGTTGAGGTTGTTTCCCGCTACCTCCAGAGAATGAAGAGAGTTTACCCAGCAGTTGAAGGTCgaataaaattttcttctggAAGTCTTATTGAAGCTAGTCTCACCCTGATCTCTGTATTGTTGACTGTAACATTCTTGCACACTTGA